TTATAAGACCCGCTTAGCTGGCTTGAAATAGTAACAATAAAATTATTTGCTCCACCCTTCAGCTTCTTTATAAAATCATCAGGAGGCGCACATGCAGTCTTTATTTGTTGTCTTGTATTTTTCATTTTTTCTATTAGTATATTTATGTCTAAGTCCTCGTCGATGATTTCTTCGTGATCAATAAGTATTCTAAATGGCACTCTTTGTATTTCTTCGGTTTCTTTATCAAAGTCAGTGCAACTGTCAACAATCAAGTTATTTTTCATACAAATCTCCCCTTGCATCTGTTTTTTTAATTATAGCAAACATTAACACAGTATACAATTAAATTTTGCTACTATTTAGCAACTTCAGCTTTTTTTCTCTGTTCATGTTTTTTATTTGGGCTTCTCTTTTCATAGCATCAACCTTGTTGTCAAATTGCTCAGAGTACTTTAAAACAACAGGCGTTCTTCCTCTTGTATACTTAGCACCCTTCTTATCATTATGTGTTTTTATTCTTTTTTCAACATCTGTTGTATACCCCGTGTATAAAGTTTTATCGCTGCATTCGACTATATATATATAATGCATATTTATGTGTCACCCTCCTCTTAATTGTAGTTATTATTTTATCATAAATAAATATAAGTTGAAGATTTTATTTGCGATACTGTTTCCTAATCTAATATGCTTTGCTTATGCATTGTGTATTTTAACAGCAGTTCCACCGTTGACATTTGTTCTTTGCTATAATAAAATAATTAAAAAAACTAATGAGGGCAGAGATGAAAATAGGAATAATCGGAGCTATGGAAATAGAAGTTAAAGAACTCATCGAATCCATGGAAAACATAAATAAAGAAACTATCAGTTCAGTTGTATATTATGAAGGGCAGCTGCAGGGCAAAAATGTTGTTGTCGCAAAATGCGGAGTCGGAAAAGTTCATGCGGCTGTATGCGCACAGACAATGATACTTAAATACAAGCCTGATGCTATAATTAATACAGGGGTAGCCGGCAGCCTAAGTTCAAAACTCGACATATCCGATATTGTAATATCAGAAAATGTTGTTCAGCACGATATGGATACATCTGGTCTTGGAGATCCCGTAGGCTTTATATCGGGGATGAATATAATAAACATCCCATGTTCAAAGGAACTGGTTAAGCAAATAGAAAAATCTGCAAAAAGTATTGAAAACACAAATGTTTTTACAGGCACCATAGCATCAGGAGATCAGTTTATATGCAATCAGGATAAAAAAGACTATATTGTAAAAAATTTTGACGCTCTCTGTGCAGAAATGGAAGGCGCTGCAATAGGACAAGTTTGCTACTTGAACAATGTGGACTTTTGCATTGTAAGAGCAATATCTGATAAGGCAGACGGTTCGGCTCATATGGATTTCCCCACATTTGTACAAATAGCAGCAAAGAAATCCACAAAAATGATAAACACTCTTTTAAAAAATTTCGTATAGACTGTCAAACGAACAATAATTTAATTATATAAAAGGCTGTTGAAAGATTTTGCCCCGTTGTAAATAAAGGCAAATTTTTCAGCAGCCTAAAATATTTCGCGAATTAAAAACTACGGCACCAATATTTCAATTGCGTTATGCACTGAAGATATTTCGGCTGGAACAACCCCGCCAATATCTCCGTCAGTATCAATGGGTATTTTCTTCTCGCAGTCTATTTTTATATTTTTACCCTGCATGTAATGCACCTTGGGATGAGTTATGTGCTGTCCGTTAAACACTCTGGTAAATATCTGCAGAAGATCCGCATTGTTCGCTTTTTCAAAAATAACTATATCCAAAAGCCCGTCATCTATTTTTGCTTTTGGACATAACTTGTTAAAGCCTCCGGCTCCTGATGAGTTAATTACAAGAAAAAGCAGCGTATTTATATTGTATTCCACTCCATCGATATTGTAATTTATATTGTTAGTGTTTACAAGCTGTCCCGGCACTTCAAATGCCGCTTTAAAATAGTAAGCATACTTACCTAGAATTGTCTTTGCCTCAACTGTCACATCATGAGGAATGTTCATGAAGGCACCGCCGCCCACAACGTTAACAAAATAGTTATCATTAATTTTACCTACATCAATTGTTTTAAAATTTTGTTTCATTAAAAGAGATGCAAAATTTGCATATGCCTTGGGAATCTTCAGCTGAGCGGCAAAATCATTAACAGTTCCTGCTGGCATCACCGCAAGCTTTGTTCTGCACGAACTTTTCATTATTCCGTTTAAGACTTCATGAACCGTACCGTCTCCGCCGCAAGAAATGATCATATCGTAACCCTCTTCACAACCTCTTATGGCTGCAGTCTCTCCGTCGCCCTTTTTTTTCGTCGCAAAAAAAGTAAATTCCACAGCTTCATTTTCCATTACAATTTGCGAAGAACTGAATATTTTCTGTCCCGCAAGCTCCTTTCCCGAAGTGGGATTGTATATAACAAAATATTTTTTCATAATTCACCTTTTTCATCACCTGTTATGTTTAAAGTATATCTTATCACATTTAAATAAAAAATCAATATCATAGCAGTGGAGACAGTAGCCTGCAAATTGATTCTTTGAATCTTATTAAAATCCCTCTTTCCAAATATATTTCCCTGGTAAGCTCAAGGGAGTAGTTTAAGTCATTAAGAAAAATATTGTAAAGTTTGGATGATGTCTCAGTGTCATAGATTATTGCATTGCATTCAAAATTAAGTTTGAAGCTTCTCATATCAAAGTTTGCCGTACCTACAGATGCAACTTTTCCGTCAATTACCAGAGTTTTAGCATGCATAAATCCGTTCTCATATGTATATACCTTAACACCGTACCGGAGCAGCCCTCCGCAATGCCAGTACGTCGCCCAGTAAACAAAAGGATGATCAGGCTTACATGGTATCATTATTTTAACATCCACTCCGGACATGGCGGCAATTTTCAATGATTCAAACACCGATGAATCCGGAATAAAGTACGGCGTCTGGATAAGTATGCTTTCCTTTGCTGAATTAATCATCTTTACATAATTGCTTTTAATTGCCTCATCTAGTTTGTCCGGTCCGCTGTTTATTATCTGTATGCCTACGTTGCCTCTCTGTTTTGTATCCGGAAAATAATGAGGCAGAAACATTAAATCCTCTTTTGACGCGTAGCCCCAATCCAGAAAAAACCTGGTCTGCAGATCTACGACAGCATCTCCTGAAATTCTAATGTGTGTATCTCTCCAATATCCTATTTTTTTATTCAGCCCTACATACTCATCTCCCACATTAAATCCTCCAATGTATGCCGTCTCGCCATCTATTACAACAATTTTTCTGTGATTTCTGTAATTTATTTTAAAATTAAAAAGTGGAAAATTGCTTGCAAAAAATATTGCGATTTTTACTTTAGAGTTTCTTACCTTCTCAATAGTTTCATCGGGCAGATGCCTTCCTCCCATTGAATCATATAACAGCCTGACTTCTATTCCTTCTGAGGCTCTTTTAGCAAGCAGCTTTAAAATGTCATTTCCTAAATTATCATTTTTTATAATGTAGTATTCCATATGAATATGATGCTTTGCATTTTGTATATCATTGATTAAATCATAAAATTTGTCCTGCCCATCAGTATAAATTTTCACTTCATTATTCTGGGTGTACGAAAAATCATGAAAGAAAAGATTCATTTTTATTAAATCCTTGAAAGCTTCCGTATTTTTATCGTTATAAACAAGCTCTCCGCTATTAAACAGCTTCTGCTGTACCCTGATATAATCGCCAAATGTCTTCTTAGCATAAATTTTCATAGTAAATAATTTTTTTCTGCTGAAGTTTTGTGAAAGCAGCAGATAAAACAAAAAACCGACACCGGGAAAAATAAGCAGCACCAAGACCCATGCAAGTGTCGCAGTAGGATCTTTTCGCTCTAAAAAAATTACAACAACAGCCATTGCAATATTGATAAGATATATTATTGAAAACGACCCGAAAAGATCAAACATAACTGCCTCCTTCATTTTATTTGATTATTATTTCTCTTATACTGCACAATATACTTTTTGTTAGATATTGAATTTTAAACTTTTATATGCTAATATGACATTTAGCACCAACAAAAAACCATGCTGTACACAATACGATTTTTGACGCAATAATTAAAAATTCATATAAAAGGCAGGTATACCGTGAAAAAAACGCCCTCAAAATACATAGTACTGATAGGAACATTTTTTACATCTCTATCATCAATCATAATCAGATATTCAGATGCTCCTGCGCTGGTTATTTCCGCATATAGGATGCTTTTTACATCGCTGATGCTTCTTATTCCCGTAATCATAAACAGCAGAAGTGAATTTAAAAAAATATCAAAAAAAGAATACGGATTATGTGCCGTCAGCGGTATTTTTTTGGCACTTCATTTTGCTTCGTGGATTACATCTATTAAGATGACCACTATTGCGAACTCTACAATACTTGTTTCATGCAGTCCGATATTTGTAGCATTGGCAAATTACTTTATAACTAAAGAGAAACTCAGCAGGAAAATGTATATAGGCATCTCATTGTCACTGGCAGGCACTATCATAATAGCCCTTGGATCATCAGGCGATGCTGCCGGCAGTACCATGCTTGGAAACATACTTGCATTCCTGGGAGCAATCTTTGTAGCCTTCTACCTTGTCATAGGCGGAATTGTCAGAAAAAACATAAGCGCCGGAGTATATGTATTCATTGTTTATACATCTTCTTCATTAGTTTTGTTTTTCATGTGTATGGTTTCTAAAACACCCATATATCCATACGCTCCAAAAGAATTCCTTCTGTTTGCGGCTTTGGCATTCTTCTGTTCAATACTTGGGCATACCCTATACAATTACATGATCAAGTATGTTTCATCAACTTTGATTTCTGTTTCAACACTGAGCGAACCTATTTTTGCAAGTATACTAGCATTGTTCATTTTCAATGAAATGCCTTCTATTTATACCCTTTCAGGAGGCATAATAATTATATACGGAATATTTTATTACCTTACGGCACAAAATAAAGAAATTAAATCAACAGATTAACTAAGGAACTAAAATGAATTACGAAATTACAAACCTACGCGTTACAGAAAAAGCAACTTCAAAATTGCATTTAAAACAGCTTTTACTGTTAATTTTATCAACTATTTTCATTCCTGCTGCTTATGTATATGTTTCAGCTATTCTTATATCAGAGCTTTTGAGCAAAAAAGTCAGTATTAATAAACAGTTTTCATCACTTTTAATATATGCATATATGTTAATTGGTTTAACAGCATCTGAGTATAAATTAGTATCCGCATTTTTTGTACTATTAATTTTTTTATGCTGTTATTCTTATAATTTGTTTAGCGCAGCGGAATCAGATTGCATGGAAGCAGCTGTA
Above is a window of Sedimentibacter sp. MB35-C1 DNA encoding:
- a CDS encoding diacylglycerol kinase family protein; translation: MKKYFVIYNPTSGKELAGQKIFSSSQIVMENEAVEFTFFATKKKGDGETAAIRGCEEGYDMIISCGGDGTVHEVLNGIMKSSCRTKLAVMPAGTVNDFAAQLKIPKAYANFASLLMKQNFKTIDVGKINDNYFVNVVGGGAFMNIPHDVTVEAKTILGKYAYYFKAAFEVPGQLVNTNNINYNIDGVEYNINTLLFLVINSSGAGGFNKLCPKAKIDDGLLDIVIFEKANNADLLQIFTRVFNGQHITHPKVHYMQGKNIKIDCEKKIPIDTDGDIGGVVPAEISSVHNAIEILVP
- a CDS encoding DMT family transporter, with amino-acid sequence MKKTPSKYIVLIGTFFTSLSSIIIRYSDAPALVISAYRMLFTSLMLLIPVIINSRSEFKKISKKEYGLCAVSGIFLALHFASWITSIKMTTIANSTILVSCSPIFVALANYFITKEKLSRKMYIGISLSLAGTIIIALGSSGDAAGSTMLGNILAFLGAIFVAFYLVIGGIVRKNISAGVYVFIVYTSSSLVLFFMCMVSKTPIYPYAPKEFLLFAALAFFCSILGHTLYNYMIKYVSSTLISVSTLSEPIFASILALFIFNEMPSIYTLSGGIIIIYGIFYYLTAQNKEIKSTD
- a CDS encoding 5'-methylthioadenosine/adenosylhomocysteine nucleosidase — its product is MKIGIIGAMEIEVKELIESMENINKETISSVVYYEGQLQGKNVVVAKCGVGKVHAAVCAQTMILKYKPDAIINTGVAGSLSSKLDISDIVISENVVQHDMDTSGLGDPVGFISGMNIINIPCSKELVKQIEKSAKSIENTNVFTGTIASGDQFICNQDKKDYIVKNFDALCAEMEGAAIGQVCYLNNVDFCIVRAISDKADGSAHMDFPTFVQIAAKKSTKMINTLLKNFV
- the cls gene encoding cardiolipin synthase; its protein translation is MFDLFGSFSIIYLINIAMAVVVIFLERKDPTATLAWVLVLLIFPGVGFLFYLLLSQNFSRKKLFTMKIYAKKTFGDYIRVQQKLFNSGELVYNDKNTEAFKDLIKMNLFFHDFSYTQNNEVKIYTDGQDKFYDLINDIQNAKHHIHMEYYIIKNDNLGNDILKLLAKRASEGIEVRLLYDSMGGRHLPDETIEKVRNSKVKIAIFFASNFPLFNFKINYRNHRKIVVIDGETAYIGGFNVGDEYVGLNKKIGYWRDTHIRISGDAVVDLQTRFFLDWGYASKEDLMFLPHYFPDTKQRGNVGIQIINSGPDKLDEAIKSNYVKMINSAKESILIQTPYFIPDSSVFESLKIAAMSGVDVKIMIPCKPDHPFVYWATYWHCGGLLRYGVKVYTYENGFMHAKTLVIDGKVASVGTANFDMRSFKLNFECNAIIYDTETSSKLYNIFLNDLNYSLELTREIYLERGILIRFKESICRLLSPLL
- a CDS encoding GIY-YIG nuclease family protein, whose amino-acid sequence is MHYIYIVECSDKTLYTGYTTDVEKRIKTHNDKKGAKYTRGRTPVVLKYSEQFDNKVDAMKREAQIKNMNREKKLKLLNSSKI